A region of the Chryseobacterium cucumeris genome:
ATCTTAAAAAAATGTTTACTTTTGCCTTTACGGGAATCACTGCTTTCAGTGTAAAACCCCTTTATCTGGCAGCATATCTGGGCTTTTTATTCTCAGCGCTTTCAGTAATCGGATATGGAGCCTACGTAATTCATTCATTTATTGCCAAAACAGAGATTTCCGGTTGGGCATCTTTGATTATGACCATTGTTTTCTTTGGAGGACTTCAGCTGATTATCCTTGGTATCATGGGAATTTATTTGGGTAAAATATTTAAACAGGTGAAAGACAGACCTAATTATATTATTAAAAACAAAAATTTTTAAAATGGTTTTATTGAGTTTTGACATTGAAGAATTTGATATGCCATTAGAATATAAGGGTGAAATTCCCTTTGAAAAGCAGATTTCAATTTCACAGACAGGATTGGAGAGAATCCTCAATATCCTTAAAAAACATAATGCCAAAGCTACCTTTTTTTCCACGGTAGTTTTTGCAGAAAACAGCAAGCACCTTATTGAAAGGTTGCTACATGAAGGTCATGAGCTGGCCTCTCACACCTGGTTTCATTCAGAATTTGAAGACAAGCACCTGAAAGAATCAAGAGAAAGGCTGGAAGAGTTATTTTCGACAAAGGTGACCGGATTAAGAATGCCGAGAATGATGCCTGTAGACGAAAAAGAAGTGGAAAGAGCAGGATATTCTTATAATTCTTCTATCAATCCTACGTTTTTGCCTGGAAGATATAATAATTTAAAAGTATCCAGAACCTATTTCAAAGAAGGAAATGTGACTCAGGTGCCGGCTTCGGTTTCTCCTAACTTCAGGATTCCTTTGTTTTGGTTAAGCTTTCACAATTTCCCTTTGTTTTTCTACAAAAAACTGGCTTCGGATTGTCTGAAAAAAGATCAATATCTGAACATTTATTTCCATCCCTGGGAATTTGCAGAAATTAAAGATGATACCTTTAAACTTCCTGGATTTACGGTAAAAAACTCAGGAAAAGAGATGGTGGAAAGGTTTGATTCGTTTGTAGGCTGGCTGAAAGAAAAAGGCCATACATTTGGCACATTTCAGGAATTTCAAAAACAGATCCAACGATGAAGATTGCCTTTGATGCCAAACGGTTTTTCCACAATACATCCGGCCTGGGAAACTAT
Encoded here:
- a CDS encoding polysaccharide deacetylase family protein, yielding MVLLSFDIEEFDMPLEYKGEIPFEKQISISQTGLERILNILKKHNAKATFFSTVVFAENSKHLIERLLHEGHELASHTWFHSEFEDKHLKESRERLEELFSTKVTGLRMPRMMPVDEKEVERAGYSYNSSINPTFLPGRYNNLKVSRTYFKEGNVTQVPASVSPNFRIPLFWLSFHNFPLFFYKKLASDCLKKDQYLNIYFHPWEFAEIKDDTFKLPGFTVKNSGKEMVERFDSFVGWLKEKGHTFGTFQEFQKQIQR